From Streptomyces sp. SCSIO 75703:
CCGCGCATCCAAGGCCCGCGTCACCCTCCTCAACGGCGGCTTCACCTACCTCGACGGAGGCACCGCCACCGGCACCGCCTCCACCTCCGAGGTCGTCTACGCCGACGCCGCCGACAAGGAGAACGCCGTCCAGGTCGCCAAGACCCTCGGCCTGCCCGACAGCGCCGTCACCCAGGGCAAGGTCGCCTCCAACGCCGGAGTCTCCGTCCTCCTCGGCCGCGACTACACCCCTCAGTCCTGACAGGAAAGGGCCCCCGGGCGGCACCGGGGGACCCTTCCGCGCGAGCCGCCACCGGCGACCGTGAGACCCTTGAAGTCAACCCACCACCGACCGAAAGCCACGCAGTGACCGCGACCGACCGCTCCATCGAACTCATCACCACGGCCGCCCAGGCGGCCGCCGACAAGCTCGCGCACGACATCGTCGCCTACGACGTCAGCGACGTGCTGTCGATCACGGACGCCTTCCTGCTGGCCTCCGCGCCCAACGACCGCCAGGTCAAGTCCATCGTCGACGAGATCGAGGAACGCCTCGCCCGCGAACTCGGCGCCAAGCCCGTCCGCCGCGAAGGCGACCGCGAGGCCCGCTGGGTCCTCCTCGACTACGTCGACATCGTCGTCCACGTCCAGCACAGCGAGGAGCGCGTCTTCTACGCCCTGGAGCGGCTGTGGAAGGACTGCCCCGAGCTGGACCTCCCCGCCGACGCCGTGGCCACCCGCGGCAAGGCCGAGGAGCACGCCCGGCAGCAGACCGCCGCCGACGAGGCCGCCGGCACCGCCGGGGAACCGCGATGAGCACCACCGGCGAGGTGACCGCCGGGCGCGCCGAACGCGGCCGGCGCGTCATCCTCTGGCGGC
This genomic window contains:
- the rsfS gene encoding ribosome silencing factor, which encodes MTATDRSIELITTAAQAAADKLAHDIVAYDVSDVLSITDAFLLASAPNDRQVKSIVDEIEERLARELGAKPVRREGDREARWVLLDYVDIVVHVQHSEERVFYALERLWKDCPELDLPADAVATRGKAEEHARQQTAADEAAGTAGEPR